DNA from Solanum stenotomum isolate F172 chromosome 3, ASM1918654v1, whole genome shotgun sequence:
AGATTTGGTGTTATGCTATTTCCACCAACTATGGATTGATAACGTAAAGTACAAGTTCAATTGTGATTCCATTATTactctccaccaccaccaccaccaccaaacATACCCATCATGTCCTTTGCGGAACCCATTTGCTTCATTAAGTTCTGCAAACCACCCATTCCACCTATCTGCTTCAACATCTGAGGGGGGAGGACTTTGCTCATGTTTTGTGCATTCATGTTTCTGGACAGGGAGCTCATATCTCCTTTCTTTGGAATCTTAAGACCCTTCATCTTGCTGAATATTTTGGCAAGTCGTTTGTATTCTTCCAACATCTCCATCACCTCATGCACTAGACGGCCAGATCCCCTAGCTATACGCATGATCCGAGATTCAGTCAAAATCTTTGGATTGGTACTGTCCAATTCTGCAATTATGTTATCAATGTCAAATCAAAAGGTTAAACAATATTCTAAATACGGTAGCTTAAACAGAACTCCATAAAATGTAGCTCACTTGCCTTCATCAGTCATGGAGTCCATCATTGTCATATACCGTTTAAATTTTGCTTGACTTTCCTTTTCACGACCTTGTGGCATCATCTCTGCACTAAATCCAGGAAGCATTGAGAAAACCTACACATACCAAAAAGAACATCAATGATGTGCAACCAGAATGATATCAATCAACCTCCAGAACGAAAAGCAAAACAGGCATGAGCATAACTTCGTAAAATAAAGGAGTCAAGGAACCAAAGAGggggaacaaaaaaaaaagaaggggaggggtggggtgggggttaGAAGGGGTTCGAAGAAGAGCAGAAAAATTCCATCCAATCAAACTAATGTTCATGTGTTAAAAAAACTTTTGGTAGGAAAAATTAATGCTCAAATGAGACTCAAGTAATTTGAAATGCATAGATCTATTTAGACGAAAACGCATTAAGATGCTTGAAACATTTCCACGAATAGCATCAACTCTCAAATTGCCAAGTCATTACAAGCTACCTAATGTGGGATCCACATTTAATGTGAGTGCTCAGAGAACTCATTCCGAGTGAAATTCATGTTCAAACACAATTAACTTCCAAATACATTTCTTCCACTACAACTTCAAATACTCTTTTATTCCAACATCAACCAGTTATTGTCCAAATACagaatttgaattcaaatactttttttcAATGTCTACTTCAAAAACTCCTTTTCCTTTCTCCAACCAAATATTGTCCGAACCCCCAAGTATTTCCCAACTATCTTTAGtggatttcaatttttttcaacacTAGTGCCATTTGAAATCATTGCAGTTTGAGCAACGGATAGCAATATAGgaaataaaaatgtttattatgaaaaagttaACGCATAAACAATAGAGTTGCCTACTAACAAGTTTAAATTCTTGGAAGGATTTAAAATCTACCAATCAAAATAAAGCCTAAATGAAACAGCAGGCTCCAAATGGTCTTCAACAACTTGCTCAAGTTACTAGATCAGTATCTTTAGATTTATAACACAGAAGATTAAGGACAAATGGAAAATTGAAACAAGCATCAGAGATTTTCTAGAAGAACTTACAAAAACGAAATCATAAGCTTTTGCAGATTACTGAATCCCTAACCATAGTAACTTATTTCATATGGTTACAGATTTCAGAAACAGCAAGAAAACATCTTTACATGCAACTAGATTTGCTTTTGAAATGGTTAAaggcaaaagaagaaaaaaaaaggaagaaagaaagaaaccaaaagagaaaaaagcaGAGAGGGGGGTTGTGGGGAGCAGCAGTTGGGAAAGGAGGGATCCGACTGTTCTCCCATAAAGTTCAAAAAGTggtaaagtaaaaaaaatatcaagaaatgtGGGGACCTCAATGAAGAAAATGGCGGCtgaaaacaaaattttagaaattagaaACCTGATATGACTGATTTTTGTACCAACTTGGATTTTCATGTTGGTTTTGCCAcacaattgtttttttttcacacAATTGTTTGATTCAGAAATCAAAACCTATTAGTTCTGGGTTTGGTCATCAATGATATAACATTCAGAAAAGTCTGCCAAATTCcaaaaggagaaggagaaagcAAGAGAGAAGGGTTGGGGGGATGATCAGATTAATTTAAGTGAGTGGCAAACCTGTCCAAGGGGACCCATTTTAAGCATGTTCTGAAATTGCTCGTACATGATCCTCAAGGTAAAATGTCCTTCTGATAACTTCTGAAGAAGCTCAGGCTGTTGATCCATTGGGACCACATCCTGTATCTTGTTCACCAATCCAGACAAGTCACCCATGCCTAGAGATAGTTCAGCAGATCAAAATCAATGGCAGTGGAAATAGGAACATAGGTCCAAGCAAAGTTGACAATATCAAGTTATCAACAGAAGAATGCGAACCTAAAAGACGGCTGACAAATGGTTTAACATCAAAAACTTCAAACTCGTCCATGTGTTCACCAGTTCCAATAAATATGATTGGACTTTTAGTTGCAGCAACTCTGCAGATGGAAGAgcaaaagaacaaataaatattttttaatccaaAGAAACGGACAATAAATATTCAGCAGAATGTTCAGAGAACACTTGATCCAACTTATAATTTGTGAAAATCAATAACATAATCCTTGTGAAGTCCCCAAGGGAATGTCCTATTGGCTGTGGCAGATTAACAACCTGGAGATACCAAATCGTCATCCCATTTACAACACGCGATGGAGCTAATTTGCTCCAACCTTTGCAAGCAAGACTACCTTGACAACATGTGCCCGCAAAAGACCACAAGTTGGTTTTGAGCTTTTTGGAGCCAAAAGACAGAAGTTCAAGTTTTACCATTCTAATTTTGCATCAACTGTTCAGCATCAATTTCTAAATCTCGTTGGATAAAGGATAAGCATTTTCTGCAGGAATATCTTAATGATTTACTATGCGACAGAAATAGGTAACCAACAAGCGTTTCTCTTACCCAGAAGAAGCATACTAACAGGTTGTACcaccaaaaacaagaaaaaagaaataacagCAGCAGCCTGCAGCTTCGAGCTACCATGTCTAGAATTTCAAATGTTAAAAACTGATATCATGAGCTTTAGCATATGCTCTGTAGTTATTTAAGAGTACCCAAAACTCTAAGAAGAAGTTTCTTTAAGGCTACAGCCAAACAATTAAAAACTTACGCACTTAGGGCACCACCTCCTTTTGCATGGCCATCCATCTTAGTAATAATCACGGCTCCAACCGCAACACTTTGTCGAAATGCTTGAGCTTGATCAAAAGCAGCTTGTCCAATACTACTATCCATAACAAATATCACGAGATCCGGTTTCTGCGGAAAACAATAAGATGAGCATCTAATGAAAGGGAAAATATAGAACATAGTAGAACATACCGTTGCTTCAGAAACTTGTCgcatttcttcaaaaagagCTGCTTCTTGTTTGTGGCGCCCACTGGTATCCACAATTATTAGATCACAATTTTCCTTCTTAAATGTTTCTACACCATCCACTGCTATTTTCATTGGATCTGACTCTGTATAGCTGTTGCAGAAACACTCATTCAATTAACACAAAATGGCCTGAGGTGTTGATTACAACATTGATGCAGTTTAAAATGACCAGATTGCCAATTACAGGTTCAGTCCTATGCAGAAAGATACACAACAACAGTAAATTCCATCCAAAACAGGTAAACTCTGTATTTTCCTTTAACCTAACAGCAACAAGAATAGCTTTctttttttcctccttttccCATTTGGATGAAAATTTGGCTCAAAaggattttaaaagaaaacgtTGAGAAAGCTTAATTACTCTAGCAGATTGTGTTTTATTGATAGTGCAGATGATGACTTTTAGGCAGCAGGCAGCTGTCAGCTAATTAACTTTAATCTTGAGACATTTCTAAGCAAAGTACCATTCACTTTCTCATGCACCAGGCAATGTTTCTTAGATTTCATTCTCCGCTTCCCTTATCTAAATGCACTTCAAATTTATCAATGCTTATGGACCTATGACATTGTATATTGATCgaattaaaacaaacaaaaaatgatgaGTTTTGGCTTCTTCTGTCAGGAAGAAGAACAGAAGAATATGGACCATCATTAGATAGTATGATGATCATCAAGCATCTAAATGTGTGGagataacaataacaataatagaTTCAGAAAAGGATATGCCTTCCATAAAAGGGAATTTTAGCTTTTGTTGCATTCTGCTTCAATTGATCGAAAGCACCAGCTCTGAAGGTATCTGCACAGACTAGAGCCGGCTTCCAACCCCTTTTCTGGTGGTGGTAAGCATATTTTGTACACGTTGTAGTTTTTCCAGACCCTGTGTGAAATTACAAGACATAAGGATACCATCTTGTAATTGAAGAGGAAAAGCTCTTGGTGTACATTATAATAATTGCACCAAATAATGTTACTGCTCAGATAGTTAATGCTAGCTCACATATAAACTTGTTACAGAACATACAGCTAaggtagaaaaataaattaacacaCCTTGCAAACCAACAAACATTACAACACTAGGTTTCCCTTTTTTCAGTGTAAATGCAGGCTTCCCAGGATCCAATATCTTGCAGAGCTCATTATACACAGCCTACACAAATGAAAGAAACTATCTCCAGTCAATACAAGAAGATAGTGAGGAAAATATATAAGTATAAAACGattaagaaaatagaaaaaaaaacaatgaatccCCAACTGGACACAAAAAGAAAACCAGTTAAGCATCATAAGAAGGAAGAAACAAGTGAAGAGATATCATGATAGATGGCATATAATTTCATTTGCTTTCTTTTCTTGGTTTTTTTAATAAGTACTAGTGTTCTTTTCTTGGTTTTCTTTACAAGTAATAGTGTTCCTTCCTTGTTTGATGCCTTTCCAGCTCCATAAGCTAACAACATTGGAGGCTTGTTTACCAGTCTCACGACTTAAGAGACTTATTGGGCGTTAAAAAGCTGTCTCCATTGCTTATCTAAATTActagaaaatgaaagaaaataggGACAGTTCCCCTCCAACCTGCAAAGAAAACGCCTAGAAGATTTCCTGAAAATCTTTCAGCCTCTTTAGGCATTACTCTGTGAATATCAAATTCTCAACAGCTAAATCATCTTTACATGCATATCAACATAACAAGGTCAAATTTTCGGCGAAAAGAATACAAACCTGTTGAATAATCCTACGCTTGTTGTGTCCAGCGGCAAGATCCTCAAGATTGACAATCTTCTTGATATTTGTTGACATATCACGAACTAGCTTAAATTGAACATCGGCCTGTAGAAGAGCACGGGTGATCTCATTGAGGCACTCGTTGAGGACCTTTTCATCAATGATTGTGGCATTGCTCATCTGCTGGAGAGCACGCGAGATGCTCCCCCCTAATTGTGCTAACACCATCTTGACGGAGATCGAGAAGAAGATCGATTAATGAAATCAACAGGATTTTGAAGGAACTTCAATGTTTGTGAATGCCCAATTGATTAGGCTTTAAGATTTGGGAACGAAAACTTTGTTCAGTGATTTGTCTTATAAGGATAATTTTGGGGGAAACGAAGGATGAACGCAAGTCTTTGCTGGTGGACTCGGGTCTCTGACTTCAACCCGACCCTCTCGTTTTTCATGGGCCGGGAGCTTCTATTTTCTCctctaaaaatatatactattataaataaatattcaattaaatatatatctaGGGTGTAGGCGGGCTTGTAGAGATTGTGTCCCATATACCCGAAAGCATAACATAACACTTTGAGAAATAAGGAGTTACAGAAATCTACAATATCAAATCTAAGATCAAATTTTTCGTAATCTGCAACTATATTATTTCATGTTTAATCTCTTTTTCCTAATATTTCATCGacctatttttatttctttttaaattattgatagTCAATCTCTTACCTCTGCCATTGAGTTATTTGTGCATTTCATCTTTCACATGCTAGGAACcattttattaaaatgaaaaaaaaatatatagtataattttaaattacctGAAGAAAATTATTGGGTcttatatttcataaattttactCGTActttgaaatttcaatttgtctattaatttttattgagaggtaaaaaaaaaaagagaaaaagaacaaaGCCAGCTCTGTTGGCCATTGGATgaggaagaaataaaaatctgtGGCTCTTGTGTGGCAAACTGACCCGTTTTTTTCTGAGAACATGGAAGCTGCCGCAATGCGACCAAACGCTACCAAACTTCCGGCAAACTGCTCAATGCCGGTGTCATTTCTTCAGCCGCCGTCTGCTGCCGGAGTTGTCTTCCTCGTTCCAAAATCTGTTCAATTGACTTCCTCATTTAAGACGCCTATGATTGCCCGAACTTCCGACCCTAAAACTGACCAAGCAAATCCCAGCACTGATGAACCTGGCCTTCCTTTCCTACCGCAGGTTACTtcattatatatacatttatacTCTCTCCATAATCTATAAGAAtcgatcaattttttttagtgaggtcgtttgttgaaaattttgtgaCAATTGCAGGAGGATtcgaattttttggtgaaactGGGAGTAGGTTCAGTGGCGGGAGGGGCAGCGATAAAGTACGGAAGTGTAATTTTCCCAGAGATAACAACACCAAACATTTCAGTAGCTCTGTTTATGATATCAGCTCCGATGATTGTTGCCGTTGTGCTCTTAGTCTTACAAAGCCGTGCAGATTCAAATTCTGCTTGAACAAGCTCTTCTTTTGTACTAAGGACCTCTAAAATTTGTACCAactgatttttatatatattctttcgTGGATTTTGTAGCTCGTTTAAGTAACTCTGTGttgcaattaaatatttacaCATGTTTAATGAAtcttaaaatacaaatatatatgatcCAAAGTAAAAGCTATTGGACTAGTCGAAATTGGTACCTAATACTCTAGCTCCGCCGCCCCTGGTGGTGGTGACCTGAATAATGTGCAACGATTGCGGAGAATATTATGGTAGATTATTAGACTAATGTGATCTTTGGTTGCTCAAATCCATATTTACGGAGTAAGTATTATGCTGGAAATACAAATATGTTTATCATTTGCAACCATCAAAGAAGTTCGTGTAGCCCACTGCAAATCATTTTCAAAAGGTGGACAAATACGGAGTAGCCTCAGGTCAACCTCGCAAATAGCGGGAGCTTAGTGTGACGGACTTTTGGACAAATATGGAAGCAATCCTTAAGAATATTGTTTGGATATTTCTGGGTTTCTGTTAAATGCTTGCTGACATACAAAATTTCTTACATAAAAATAGCTGTTAGAATCCAACTCATGGACTTCTTTGAGGTGGAGAAAATATATTGTCAGAATTTACAAAGGCGAAGGATTAGGTTTCCTAAAAGAATAGGGTGCCTGAATTCAATTTTACAGGAAGaatcaacaaagaaaattattcTAAGAAATGAAAGGCCGCAAGACGCTATAATGGCTGTTTTGAAGCACATAAAATTCAATGCCACTGTCGTACAAAAGAGGATTGCTGAGGCAGTATTCCAGCACCGAGTACTACAGGTTGTCTCTTAACCATTTTAGTGCACCATTTACGACAGACCTGCAATCACAAACCTTAAATTAGAAGCAAGAAACACTTGCAACAGAATAAAACTAAACATGGTTGAGATAAGCTACCGCAGAAATATGGCGATATAAATGGTGCAAAATTTATTGGTAATCCGAAGTCCAATGTCCAGCTAAATGTTTACCCCTACACAAGTAAAGGGTCATTCTACCATGGCTTTGTGAATGTGTGTCTATTTTCTGGCAAGGTTGCTGAATTCATACAGCAAAACCACTTAAAAGGATCTACCATGTTTTTAGACCCCAAAAATAGGTGACTTATGTGGTCGGTGGTTCTAACAACATAAGCATCTTCCAAATCAAGACTAAATTACCAAGAACGAAATACTTTCCAAGAGAGTTCCCAATTAATGAATAATGATCAAGAAATTTACCCAGCAAAATTTGTTAACTTCTTCAATGGATCATCTTGATCTTCTGATGACTCATCAGTTTGTGCTGCAGTTGAATCTGAATCTACTGGAGTTTCTGTAACTTTAGCTGCAAAGCAGAAAAAAGATGGTAAATTTTTATGCCAAAGGACTGTACTGACTGTCAATGAGATATTCATTTCAATATCCAAGT
Protein-coding regions in this window:
- the LOC125860032 gene encoding uncharacterized protein LOC125860032, producing MEAAAMRPNATKLPANCSMPVSFLQPPSAAGVVFLVPKSVQLTSSFKTPMIARTSDPKTDQANPSTDEPGLPFLPQEDSNFLVKLGVGSVAGGAAIKYGSVIFPEITTPNISVALFMISAPMIVAVVLLVLQSRADSNSA
- the LOC125860036 gene encoding signal recognition particle 54 kDa protein 1, with amino-acid sequence MVLAQLGGSISRALQQMSNATIIDEKVLNECLNEITRALLQADVQFKLVRDMSTNIKKIVNLEDLAAGHNKRRIIQQAVYNELCKILDPGKPAFTLKKGKPSVVMFVGLQGSGKTTTCTKYAYHHQKRGWKPALVCADTFRAGAFDQLKQNATKAKIPFYGSSYTESDPMKIAVDGVETFKKENCDLIIVDTSGRHKQEAALFEEMRQVSEATKPDLVIFVMDSSIGQAAFDQAQAFRQSVAVGAVIITKMDGHAKGGGALSAVAATKSPIIFIGTGEHMDEFEVFDVKPFVSRLLGMGDLSGLVNKIQDVVPMDQQPELLQKLSEGHFTLRIMYEQFQNMLKMGPLGQVFSMLPGFSAEMMPQGREKESQAKFKRYMTMMDSMTDEELDSTNPKILTESRIMRIARGSGRLVHEVMEMLEEYKRLAKIFSKMKGLKIPKKGDMSSLSRNMNAQNMSKVLPPQMLKQIGGMGGLQNLMKQMGSAKDMMGMFGGGGGGGE